One Alcaligenes ammonioxydans DNA segment encodes these proteins:
- the soxR gene encoding redox-sensitive transcriptional activator SoxR, whose amino-acid sequence MEKTVDPSRTLTVGEVARRSGVPVSTVHFYESKGLIASTRNSGNQRRFDSVVLRYIAIIKVAQRTGIPLDEIRDALRGLPAGSKPNAQQWQAMSRRWKDSLNERIEQLTRLRDELMHCIGCGCLSMNECPLRNPADILGQQGPGPQILERKLETGVAS is encoded by the coding sequence ATGGAAAAAACAGTCGATCCCAGCCGTACCCTGACGGTGGGGGAAGTGGCCAGACGCAGCGGCGTGCCTGTCTCCACCGTGCATTTTTACGAGTCTAAGGGCTTGATTGCCAGCACGCGCAACAGTGGAAACCAGCGCCGCTTTGATTCAGTGGTGCTGCGCTATATTGCGATTATCAAAGTCGCCCAGCGCACCGGCATTCCGCTGGACGAAATCCGCGATGCCTTGCGTGGCTTGCCGGCGGGCAGCAAGCCCAACGCACAGCAATGGCAAGCCATGTCGCGCCGCTGGAAAGACAGTTTGAATGAGCGTATTGAACAGTTGACGCGTCTGCGAGATGAGCTGATGCATTGCATTGGCTGTGGGTGCCTGTCGATGAATGAATGCCCGTTGCGCAATCCGGCTGACATTTTGGGCCAGCAAGGGCCCGGTCCCCAGATTCTGGAAAGAAAGCTGGAGACCGGCGTAGCGTCTTAG
- a CDS encoding BCCT family transporter has protein sequence MGLPFKSTLHPRVFWGSTFIVLIFLLIGIIFPKDAALIFEQLQNWVIKSFGWFYILAVALFFFAVVYLALSRYGNLKLGPDDSEPDYPYLTWMAMLFAAGMGIGLMFFAVAEPLQHFSAPPSGLASTVEAAHQAQIITFFHWGVHAWAVYAVVGLSLAYFCFRYNLPLTIRSGLYPLFGKRIEGWIGDSVDIFAVCGTLFGIATSMGLGVLQINAGLEHLFGWPQETWLQIVLIVVVTALATLSVVSGLDVGIRRLSELNLLVAVALMLFVLFVGPTAFLMNAFVQNIGGYLDNFFARSFSTQAFRGQSWMKAWTLFYWAWWIAWSPFVGMFIARISRGRTVREFVLGVLLVPTVFTFFWMTVFGNTAIFLDMGVAAGQLAQDAAANASVALFEFLEYLPWSNVTSTLAIILVAIFFVTSADSGSLVIDTLAAGGVEDAPVWQRIYWCALEGTAASLLLLAGGLTALQTVTLVSALPFAIIMFLLILGLFKGMKADMSRLRRQGPLSGPAPGSEVSWRRRLSTILHTPNQRDARRFLADTVIPALQAVAEELGKRNLNVNLETGEADTAQLTIQADNQRNFVYGVELRARRVASFTAAAARNEQTRPQEWQVRTVFADGSRGYDLMGLSSSQVINDILNHFERYQALVTSEATALYAQSPDPS, from the coding sequence ATGGGGCTGCCTTTTAAAAGCACGCTACATCCACGGGTGTTCTGGGGATCGACCTTTATCGTCCTGATCTTCTTGCTGATCGGAATTATTTTCCCTAAAGACGCCGCACTTATTTTTGAACAGCTACAAAACTGGGTCATTAAAAGTTTCGGCTGGTTTTATATCCTGGCTGTGGCCCTGTTTTTCTTTGCCGTGGTCTACCTGGCCTTGAGCCGGTATGGCAATCTGAAATTGGGGCCGGATGATTCGGAACCCGACTACCCGTACCTGACCTGGATGGCCATGCTGTTTGCAGCAGGCATGGGCATTGGCCTGATGTTCTTTGCCGTGGCCGAGCCGCTGCAACACTTCTCGGCCCCACCCTCGGGCCTGGCCAGCACCGTCGAGGCGGCACATCAGGCGCAGATCATCACCTTTTTTCACTGGGGCGTTCATGCATGGGCCGTTTACGCAGTCGTGGGTTTATCCCTGGCCTATTTCTGCTTTCGCTATAACCTGCCCCTGACCATTCGCTCGGGACTCTATCCCTTGTTTGGCAAACGCATTGAGGGCTGGATTGGCGACAGCGTCGATATCTTTGCCGTCTGCGGCACCTTGTTCGGTATCGCAACGTCCATGGGCCTTGGGGTGCTGCAAATCAACGCTGGCCTGGAACATTTATTTGGCTGGCCTCAGGAAACCTGGCTGCAAATTGTTCTGATTGTGGTGGTTACCGCCTTGGCCACCCTGTCCGTTGTCAGTGGACTGGATGTAGGTATACGCCGGCTCTCTGAATTGAATCTGCTGGTTGCCGTTGCCCTGATGCTGTTTGTGCTCTTTGTGGGCCCGACGGCCTTTTTGATGAATGCTTTTGTACAGAATATCGGCGGTTATCTCGATAACTTTTTTGCGCGCTCATTCAGTACACAAGCATTCCGCGGGCAAAGCTGGATGAAGGCCTGGACCCTGTTTTACTGGGCCTGGTGGATTGCGTGGTCACCCTTTGTAGGCATGTTTATCGCCCGTATTTCCCGTGGTCGTACAGTCCGCGAATTCGTGCTGGGCGTACTGCTGGTGCCCACGGTGTTTACCTTCTTCTGGATGACCGTCTTTGGTAATACCGCCATCTTTCTGGACATGGGTGTGGCCGCTGGCCAGCTGGCCCAGGATGCTGCTGCAAATGCCTCAGTGGCCCTGTTCGAGTTTCTGGAATACCTGCCCTGGTCCAATGTCACCTCGACCTTGGCAATTATTCTGGTAGCTATTTTCTTTGTGACCTCAGCCGACTCGGGCTCCCTGGTTATCGACACTCTGGCCGCCGGTGGGGTGGAAGATGCCCCCGTCTGGCAACGCATTTACTGGTGCGCCCTGGAAGGCACCGCCGCTTCCCTGCTCTTGCTGGCTGGTGGTCTGACCGCTTTGCAAACCGTGACTCTGGTCAGTGCCCTGCCTTTTGCCATCATCATGTTCCTGTTGATTTTGGGGCTGTTCAAAGGCATGAAGGCGGATATGTCCCGGCTACGTCGTCAAGGCCCACTGTCCGGCCCGGCGCCTGGCTCGGAGGTGTCCTGGCGACGGCGCCTTTCCACCATCCTGCACACCCCTAATCAGCGCGACGCCCGTCGTTTTCTGGCTGACACTGTCATTCCCGCCTTGCAGGCTGTGGCAGAGGAACTGGGCAAGCGAAACCTGAATGTCAACCTGGAAACCGGCGAAGCAGACACGGCCCAGTTGACGATTCAGGCCGATAACCAGCGCAACTTCGTCTATGGGGTGGAACTGCGTGCGCGCCGCGTCGCCAGTTTCACCGCGGCGGCCGCCCGTAACGAGCAGACCCGCCCTCAGGAATGGCAGGTGCGCACGGTGTTTGCCGATGGCAGTCGGGGTTACGACCTGATGGGGCTGTCTTCCAGCCAGGTCATCAACGATATCCTGAACCACTTCGAGCGCTACCAGGCCCTGGTTACCTCGGAGGCAACGGCGCTTTACGCGCAGTCGCCCGACCCGAGCTAA
- a CDS encoding glutamine amidotransferase, protein MKKVIALRHIHFEDLGTLEPVLIEQGYQVHYIDPSVESVRHLGAQDADLLVVLGGPIGAYDEKIYPFLSDELELIHKFLLAGKPLLGICLGAQLIARALGANVYPLGVKEIGFSPLKLSEAGKESPLAAISGIPVLHWHGDQFDIPDGAVHLASTDVGQNQAFSFGTQVLGLQFHLEADTSKLERWLVGHANELGHADIDPQMLRLEAMAVQKRLHAAAATVLNSWLSQLKQADKADCAA, encoded by the coding sequence ATGAAGAAAGTCATCGCACTGCGTCATATTCATTTTGAGGACTTGGGCACGCTGGAGCCTGTTCTGATCGAGCAGGGCTACCAAGTTCACTATATTGACCCTTCCGTCGAGTCTGTGCGTCACTTGGGAGCACAGGATGCGGACCTGCTGGTGGTATTGGGCGGGCCGATCGGCGCTTACGACGAAAAAATCTACCCCTTCCTGAGCGATGAGCTGGAACTGATCCACAAGTTCCTGCTGGCTGGCAAGCCCCTGCTGGGCATTTGCCTGGGCGCACAATTGATTGCGCGCGCGCTGGGCGCCAATGTCTACCCGCTAGGTGTCAAGGAAATCGGTTTCTCTCCTCTGAAACTGAGCGAGGCAGGCAAGGAGTCGCCTTTGGCCGCCATCAGTGGCATTCCCGTTTTGCACTGGCATGGGGATCAGTTCGACATTCCGGATGGCGCCGTTCATCTGGCCAGTACCGATGTAGGCCAGAACCAGGCCTTTTCCTTCGGCACTCAAGTCCTGGGCCTGCAATTTCACCTGGAAGCCGACACCAGCAAGCTGGAGCGCTGGCTGGTCGGTCATGCCAATGAGCTAGGACACGCTGACATCGATCCGCAAATGCTGCGCCTGGAGGCCATGGCAGTACAGAAACGCCTGCATGCCGCTGCCGCTACGGTTCTCAACAGCTGGCTCAGCCAACTCAAGCAAGCCGACAAAGCCGATTGTGCTGCATGA
- a CDS encoding efflux RND transporter periplasmic adaptor subunit — protein MSSRRIGIMIVVLTSLGVLSWRLLPATEQTQSTGGYPPAVVELSSVQSQIPPRLLHAVGTLEAWQQVLLSAQTSGRIRKIEFASGQAVQTGQPLLLLDDELEQAGVHREQAKVKQTAIQLMRVRKLKEQQAATQEQLDQAQADHAMAQAQLQYQQAALGLKQVNAPFSGQIGITHLHQGHYLQPGQPIASLVDDSRLRINLTVPEHSLPDLSVGQQLQVQLDAWPGEHFQAQISAIDPLIGDSRTVRLQALLPNPERRLKAGMYARVQLKRPAPSSVLTVPETALTYTAYGQTVFVASPASQGLWQVKRVAVQTGEQWDERVEITDGLKEGDRVVSAGQIKIQDGSTVQTAQRKEPV, from the coding sequence ATGAGTTCACGTCGCATCGGAATCATGATTGTCGTTCTAACCAGCCTGGGGGTATTGAGCTGGCGGCTGCTCCCAGCCACGGAACAAACCCAGTCTACCGGGGGCTACCCGCCTGCCGTCGTCGAACTGTCCAGCGTGCAATCCCAGATCCCCCCTCGTCTTTTACATGCAGTCGGTACGCTGGAAGCCTGGCAACAAGTGTTGCTCAGTGCACAGACCAGCGGACGCATCCGCAAGATTGAATTCGCCTCAGGACAAGCGGTTCAGACAGGTCAGCCCTTGCTCCTGCTCGATGATGAGCTCGAACAGGCCGGTGTGCATCGTGAGCAGGCAAAGGTCAAACAGACCGCGATCCAGCTCATGCGAGTGCGCAAGCTGAAAGAGCAGCAGGCGGCCACCCAGGAACAACTGGACCAGGCGCAGGCAGATCATGCGATGGCACAGGCACAGTTGCAGTACCAACAAGCCGCTTTGGGTTTGAAGCAGGTCAATGCTCCGTTTTCGGGCCAGATAGGCATTACCCACTTGCATCAGGGCCATTATCTGCAACCTGGCCAGCCTATCGCCAGCCTGGTCGACGATAGCCGCTTGCGAATCAACCTGACGGTTCCGGAACACAGCCTGCCTGACTTGAGCGTCGGCCAACAACTTCAGGTGCAGCTTGATGCCTGGCCGGGCGAACACTTCCAGGCGCAAATCAGCGCCATCGACCCGCTGATCGGCGACTCGCGCACGGTGCGCTTGCAAGCACTGCTGCCCAATCCAGAGCGGCGCCTCAAGGCAGGGATGTATGCCCGAGTACAACTGAAGCGCCCCGCGCCGTCTTCCGTGCTGACCGTGCCTGAAACAGCGCTGACCTATACGGCCTACGGTCAGACCGTTTTTGTCGCCTCCCCGGCCAGCCAAGGCTTGTGGCAAGTCAAACGTGTGGCAGTGCAAACTGGCGAGCAATGGGATGAGCGCGTCGAGATCACGGATGGTCTGAAAGAAGGTGATCGGGTGGTGAGCGCCGGACAGATCAAGATCCAGGACGGCTCCACGGTACAAACTGCCCAGCGCAAGGAGCCTGTATGA
- a CDS encoding serine hydroxymethyltransferase, with product MKSLAGGDTSHLPVVGSQFLQQSDRNLWDIIEAERRRQQHTIELIASENYLSRSVLDVQGSLLSNKQAQGYPGQRIYGGCEQADQTEELAIERAKSVFGAAFANVQAHSGSQANLAVYLALLSPGDTILALDQSAGGHISHGSHVNVSGRWFQTCSYGVDRQTQWVDMDEVRALAHKERPRLIIAGGSSYSRTPDFAEFRTIANEVNAYLMVDLAHSAGLVAAGLMASPVPHAHVTTFSTHGTLRGPRGGIILCNEPKLAERLSQAVYPGLQGGPLLNIMAAKAVALGEAMSPAYKAYAQAVIINARSLCRRLAEGGLTVVSGGTDCHFGVVDLRPWELSGPLVERALAQLGISLSKHRVPYEQAHAAYSGIRVGSGACTTRGLGEDDFKEIGDMILALLGGVRSGARSARTENAILEGVADLNRRYPLAY from the coding sequence ATGAAGAGTCTTGCCGGTGGCGACACCTCCCACCTGCCTGTGGTGGGTTCGCAATTTCTACAGCAAAGCGATCGCAATCTTTGGGACATCATCGAGGCCGAGCGACGCCGACAGCAGCACACCATTGAGCTGATTGCTTCGGAGAATTACCTGAGCCGATCCGTTCTGGACGTACAGGGGTCCTTGCTGAGCAACAAGCAGGCGCAGGGATACCCAGGGCAACGGATTTATGGCGGGTGCGAACAGGCCGACCAAACCGAAGAGCTGGCTATCGAGCGGGCCAAGTCGGTGTTCGGGGCGGCGTTTGCCAATGTCCAGGCCCACTCGGGCAGCCAGGCCAATCTGGCGGTCTATCTGGCCCTGCTCTCGCCGGGTGATACTATTTTGGCGCTGGATCAAAGTGCCGGCGGCCATATCAGTCACGGCTCGCATGTGAATGTTTCGGGGCGCTGGTTTCAGACCTGTTCTTATGGTGTGGATCGCCAGACCCAGTGGGTGGACATGGACGAGGTGCGTGCTTTGGCTCACAAGGAGCGTCCTCGCCTGATCATCGCGGGTGGCTCCTCCTATTCACGGACGCCCGATTTTGCCGAGTTCAGAACGATTGCCAACGAGGTCAATGCATATCTGATGGTGGATCTGGCTCATAGCGCCGGACTGGTGGCGGCGGGCTTGATGGCGTCGCCCGTACCGCATGCCCATGTGACCACTTTTTCCACGCATGGCACTTTACGCGGTCCCCGAGGTGGCATCATTTTATGTAATGAGCCCAAGTTGGCGGAGCGTCTGAGTCAGGCTGTGTATCCGGGCCTGCAGGGTGGGCCTTTGCTGAACATTATGGCGGCCAAGGCAGTGGCACTGGGAGAGGCAATGAGCCCTGCCTATAAAGCCTATGCACAGGCGGTCATCATCAATGCGCGCAGTTTGTGCCGCCGATTGGCTGAAGGTGGCCTGACTGTGGTGTCGGGAGGCACGGACTGCCACTTTGGCGTGGTGGATCTGCGCCCCTGGGAGTTGTCCGGGCCCTTGGTAGAACGGGCCTTGGCGCAGTTGGGTATCAGCTTGAGCAAACATCGTGTGCCGTATGAGCAGGCTCATGCGGCCTATTCCGGCATACGGGTGGGGAGCGGCGCCTGTACGACCCGGGGGCTGGGGGAGGATGACTTCAAGGAAATTGGCGACATGATTCTGGCGTTGCTGGGCGGCGTGCGCAGCGGTGCTCGCAGCGCGCGCACCGAAAATGCCATTTTAGAAGGGGTAGCCGATCTGAACCGGCGATATCCCCTTGCATATTGA
- a CDS encoding AurF N-oxygenase family protein has protein sequence MTIKSYETDDAVRNMLQKLSVLWKNRAAVNQELPDYNNLAFDPNKADFSECLLPFREHQAWLEAPEELKSQCLSYAWGIYNLKTIYVECNVVTPSCEDIIKTPPPSANRNLLQDVMSQALLDEALHTRMSIMACNYIYSMRGLQPLDFTNFNLVQWRNDILSQCSSESERRLTRFAIACASETLITDYLKTMAEDKSIQTICHEVTRTHAMDEWSHSSVFSFVASDIIHGLSQKEREHMRAVILRTVEMFANNEMGAWEKVFSMVNFPNARDILHDTGDSNEIGVYTGSVESLIERIGLNSKSGQAQAQDEQQEALQ, from the coding sequence ATGACTATCAAAAGCTACGAAACCGATGATGCTGTACGTAATATGCTGCAAAAGCTGTCTGTACTTTGGAAAAACCGGGCGGCGGTCAATCAGGAGCTGCCGGACTACAACAATTTGGCATTCGATCCGAACAAGGCCGATTTCAGCGAATGTCTGCTGCCTTTCCGTGAGCACCAGGCCTGGCTGGAAGCACCTGAGGAATTGAAATCGCAGTGTCTGTCTTACGCTTGGGGGATCTACAACCTCAAGACCATTTATGTGGAGTGCAACGTCGTCACTCCGTCCTGCGAAGACATCATCAAGACGCCGCCACCGAGCGCCAACCGCAATCTGCTGCAGGATGTGATGTCCCAGGCCTTGCTGGATGAAGCCCTGCACACCCGCATGTCCATCATGGCATGCAACTACATCTATTCCATGCGCGGTCTGCAACCTTTGGATTTCACCAACTTCAACCTGGTGCAATGGCGCAACGACATCCTGAGCCAGTGCAGTTCTGAATCCGAGCGTCGCCTGACCCGCTTTGCCATTGCCTGCGCGTCCGAAACCCTGATTACCGACTACCTCAAGACCATGGCTGAGGACAAGAGCATCCAGACTATCTGCCATGAAGTGACCCGCACGCACGCCATGGACGAGTGGAGCCACTCCAGCGTGTTCAGCTTTGTCGCCTCGGACATCATTCACGGTCTGAGCCAGAAAGAGCGTGAGCATATGCGTGCCGTTATCCTGCGCACCGTGGAAATGTTCGCCAACAACGAAATGGGCGCCTGGGAAAAAGTGTTCTCCATGGTGAACTTCCCCAATGCACGCGACATTTTGCACGACACCGGCGATTCCAACGAAATTGGCGTGTACACCGGTTCGGTTGAAAGCCTGATCGAGCGCATTGGCTTGAACAGCAAATCGGGGCAGGCACAGGCCCAAGACGAGCAACAGGAGGCGCTGCAATGA
- a CDS encoding 2Fe-2S iron-sulfur cluster-binding protein, whose protein sequence is MTAMIQARCETVRPEAGNVKVFTLRVQSKHFDFLSALRAGKHVALSYPDTGGTIQQRMYSITRVADPDLIEIAVKGSGRNSVSDHLHATLREGMSVPLQYVAGEISVDSIVGYERIAMIAGGIGITLPIALLRELAARAQDGLPVPQVHLLLSIARIADIPFLHELLQLDLTSSWFTLTVFVTQEKIRESAHFKVGRPSFENMEQLKDPQAVVICGSHGFAQALREYTKQAHPISHMLIEAFSPPASSAAEIQPAAGSAPLQINVRSTGQTLSPEPGSSLLEMLEAADVPIRSQCRSGICGACRVQISEGEYRSEPDFCLSDQDKAQGHALACCTFPLSGAMNVDIGTTS, encoded by the coding sequence ATGACAGCCATGATTCAGGCGCGCTGCGAGACCGTTCGCCCCGAGGCCGGAAACGTCAAAGTGTTCACCTTGCGCGTGCAAAGTAAGCATTTCGATTTTCTGAGCGCCTTGCGGGCCGGCAAGCATGTCGCCCTGAGCTACCCCGATACCGGTGGCACGATTCAACAGCGTATGTATTCGATCACTCGCGTGGCCGATCCAGACCTGATTGAAATTGCTGTCAAAGGTTCGGGCCGCAATAGCGTCTCCGATCATTTGCACGCCACGTTGCGCGAGGGCATGAGCGTGCCCCTGCAGTATGTGGCAGGCGAGATTTCGGTAGATTCTATTGTCGGTTATGAGCGTATCGCCATGATCGCTGGCGGCATTGGCATTACCCTGCCCATTGCCTTGCTGCGTGAACTGGCGGCGCGAGCCCAGGACGGCTTGCCAGTACCACAAGTACATTTGCTGCTCAGTATTGCCCGTATTGCCGACATTCCCTTTTTGCATGAACTATTGCAACTGGATCTGACCAGCAGCTGGTTCACGCTGACGGTGTTTGTCACGCAGGAAAAAATCCGTGAAAGCGCTCATTTCAAGGTGGGACGCCCCTCCTTTGAAAATATGGAGCAACTAAAAGATCCGCAGGCCGTCGTCATTTGCGGCAGCCACGGCTTTGCTCAAGCCCTGCGCGAATACACCAAACAGGCACACCCCATCTCGCATATGTTGATCGAGGCGTTCTCCCCGCCGGCCAGCTCGGCCGCAGAGATCCAGCCTGCAGCTGGCAGCGCCCCCTTGCAGATCAATGTACGCAGTACCGGACAAACACTCTCGCCCGAACCGGGCAGCAGCCTGCTGGAAATGCTGGAAGCAGCCGATGTACCCATTCGCAGCCAATGTAGGTCGGGCATTTGCGGCGCGTGCCGGGTACAGATCTCGGAGGGCGAATACCGCTCTGAACCTGACTTTTGCCTGAGCGATCAGGACAAGGCGCAGGGCCATGCTCTGGCATGTTGCACCTTCCCGCTATCGGGTGCCATGAATGTAGACATCGGCACCACGAGCTGA
- the pdxK gene encoding pyridoxine/pyridoxal/pyridoxamine kinase — MNNAVTFVDRERHPYHVDVVSIQSQVVYGRVGNNVAGPTLRRYGFKVATVPTVLLSNNPQYPTVHGGAVPDEWLEGFLNDLVLRGALDQVRAVLIGYLGSAQQAVIIAHWLQTLLRQHPDVLVIVDPVMGDLDVGVYVDPALIDSYHDTLLPLANGLTPNNYELSLLAQQPCDTVQASSSAAHKLLNGRTEWVIATSAAPQSWQDGQIKLLMARKEPRADTLLGHPRVDCAAKGTGDLFASTLLAHLILGADLHSAVHTASASVLHQLELTRQAGHQELILPIDPFRP; from the coding sequence ATGAACAATGCGGTAACGTTTGTTGATCGGGAACGACATCCCTACCATGTGGATGTCGTTTCCATTCAGTCCCAAGTGGTTTACGGTCGGGTGGGCAACAATGTTGCTGGCCCGACCTTGCGCCGATACGGCTTTAAGGTGGCGACCGTTCCGACTGTGCTCCTGAGCAATAATCCCCAGTATCCAACCGTCCATGGCGGCGCCGTGCCCGACGAGTGGCTGGAAGGATTCTTGAACGACCTGGTGTTACGCGGTGCTCTGGACCAGGTGCGCGCGGTCCTGATCGGCTATCTGGGCAGTGCCCAACAGGCCGTCATCATTGCGCACTGGCTCCAAACCTTGCTGCGCCAACACCCGGATGTACTCGTCATCGTCGACCCTGTCATGGGCGACCTGGATGTGGGCGTCTATGTGGACCCGGCACTAATCGACAGCTACCACGACACCTTGCTGCCACTGGCCAATGGTCTGACCCCGAATAACTACGAACTGTCCCTGTTGGCCCAACAGCCCTGCGATACCGTTCAGGCCAGCTCCAGCGCCGCGCACAAACTGCTTAACGGTCGCACGGAGTGGGTCATTGCCACCAGTGCTGCTCCCCAATCCTGGCAGGATGGGCAGATCAAACTGTTAATGGCCCGCAAAGAGCCCCGCGCCGACACCTTGCTGGGTCACCCCCGCGTCGACTGCGCCGCCAAAGGCACCGGCGATCTGTTTGCCTCGACCTTGCTCGCCCATCTGATCCTGGGCGCAGACCTGCATTCGGCCGTGCATACAGCCAGCGCCAGTGTGCTGCATCAGCTGGAGTTGACCCGGCAGGCCGGACACCAGGAACTCATTTTGCCAATAGATCCTTTCCGACCCTGA